One segment of Meriones unguiculatus strain TT.TT164.6M chromosome 3, Bangor_MerUng_6.1, whole genome shotgun sequence DNA contains the following:
- the Nhsl1 gene encoding NHS-like protein 1 isoform X4 has product MSRSVLCIQPLEFILMMNVIYCLESVADSAIQWGAVAVSNLDEESRWTVHYTAPWHQQENVFLPTTRPPCVEDLHRQAKLNLKSVLRECDKLRRDGCRSSQYYSQGPTFAASSSPCDDYEDEDAETDRKCSLSSSEEERFVNIRRPKTPTSGDFSDLHTQTNWTKSLPLPTPEEKTRQQAQMVQADMVPINITGENFDRQASLRRSLIYTDTLVRRPKKVKRRKTITGIPDIIQKELASVTGQDDDGSGHSVYTPDYYSTLGRLDSYRSTGQCLETRDSSCQTEDVKVIPPSMRRIRAHKGLGIAAQMSHLSGSSGNMSVLSDSAGIVFPSRLSNDAGFHSLPRSGARTSTYSLEARMGALDSAGNMDDASSCQGSNSQGHENFAHLGGASRTGMLLRSKSQQLRFSESENIASPACVVSPHASYSTSIIPNATLLSSSEVIVIHTAQSTGQLDSRVPGSVSYSKLKPRDRPTPRCSVKDDHQSPSHHSHTSVSSAPSATALLSLCDSETSLNAPANRENGSQAILYHCRNNLSFPAHPPDVGGKSKCTCSGDRGCGSTEPWEYKASSDGQASPLKPHLATPGFSTPTSNMSSCSLDQASIKEDARSLYSEDHDGYYMTTQSDSRHEAGNLYSVSDGFGNPRHSMVNVFDGQAQKSQGDQANHQNKSLSRNISLKKAKKPPLPPSRTDSLRRAPKKNNQSNGQVLNESLIASLQHSLQLSLPGKSSSSPSQSPCSDFEEPWLPRSRSQSIVSEGSSMTSTTTPNVYSLCGVTPSQSDTSSIKSEYTDPWGYYIDYTSLQEDPGNPTVACSASSEAPTGNGPVRHTQEGSRVSMPQVPCVSVKPKITSPEKSQRVTSPSSGYSSQSNTPTALTPVPVFLKSVSPANGKGKAKPKVPERKSSLISSMSISSSSTSLSSNTSAEGSGTMRKLDSSVASPLAPLPPLPPPPPLPSPCPTDKSPFLPPPPLPADCSEGSPLPPSPGFPPPPPEALVPFCSPADRCLSPSPAALSPHLPRPSPPLPVPPPFLPSSEPPPAPPLDPKFMKENRPFSKNSSQSESSREALRRPANKEEGCRPPMPLITTEALQMVQLRPVRKNSGAEATLFSEPSAQEQRTPTAPQYHLKPSAILKSRNSISEMESESQPASVTSSLLMPAKSQSQGDHDGAAERGGLQSPSDGAPGPGPSLKTALLPDSSSSRKPPPISKKPKLFLVVPPPQREITAEPTENGSETFPGVPSSTRAEGEAVHSQEEKSSPASQAGSHATAPIPGSPLLERGATGSLPPGIVDTNAPMVQPSTSPGPTQEESVESSVDGERNAKSCPSQQGREAGLLEPNAAVSSSDTGDFSREEGSDEVMTPARPRTTEDLFAAIHRSKRKVLGRKDSEDDHTRNHSPSPPVTPTGAAPSLASPKQVGSIQRSIKKSTTSSDNFKALLLKKGSRSDTSARMSAAEMLKSTDPRFQRSRSEPSSEVPDSPSSCSPNKNRRAQEEWAKNEGLMPRSLSFSGPRHSRSRTPPSAASSRYSMRNRIQSSPMTVISEGEGEPAEPTDNKAHRALDAARESSLDRLVGQEMDLDSLLCSEEPASVDGIGRAEGNGPSEQCEGTEQKS; this is encoded by the exons TGTTCTCTCTCTTCGTCTGAGGAAGAAAGATTTGTCAACATCAGAAGACCTAAAACACCAACCTCAGGTGACTTCTCTGACCTTCATACTCAGACGAACTGGACCAAGTCTCTTCCACTGCCAACACCAGAAGAGAAGACACGGCAGCAAGCCCAAATGGTCCAAGCTGATATGGTTCCTATTAACATAACTG GGGAGAATTTCGATCGTCAGGCCAGCCTTCGGCGGTCTCTAATTTACACAGACACTCTGGTAAGACGACCGAAGAAAGTCAAAAGGAGAAAGACTATTACAGGAATCCCTGACATCATTCAGAAGGAGCTAG CATCAGTCACTGGCCAAGATGATGATGGTAGTGGTCATTCAGTATATACCCCAGACTACTACTCAACATTAGGAAGGCTTGATAGCTATCGGTCTACCGGGCAGTGCTTGGAAACCAGGGACTCCAGCTGCCAGACAGAAGACGTGAAAGTCATCCCGCCATCAATGAGAAGGATCAGGGCCCACAAGGGGCTAGGCATTGCTGCCCAGATGAGCCACCTCTCAGGCTCCTCTGGCAACATGTCTGTGCTGAGCGACTCGGCTGGTATTGTGTTCCCATCTCGCCTCAGTAACGATGCTGGTTTCCACAGTCTTCCACGTTCTGGTGCAAGAACAAGCACCTATTCACTTGAGGCAAGGATGGGTGCCCTGGACTCTGCTGGAAACATGGATGATGCTTCTTCCTGCCAGGGCAGTAACTCACAGGGGCATGAAAACTTTGCACATTTAGGAGGTGCCTCGAGGACTGGGATGCTTTTGAGGTCCAAATCCCAGCAGCTGAGGTTCTCGGAGAGTGAGAACATAGCAAGCCCAGCCTGTGTGGTTTCACCTCATGCATCCTACTCTACCAGCATCATTCCAAATGCCACACTACTGTCCTCTTCAGAGGTTATTGTTATTCACACTGCTCAGAGTACAGGACAACTGGACAGTAGAGTGCCTGGCTCAGTTTCATACTCAAAGCTAAAACCCAGAGATCGCCCCACACCCAGATGTTCTGTGAAAGATGACCATCAGTCCCCCAGTCATCACTCACACACTTCAGTCTCCTCTGCTCCCAGTGCCACCGCACTGTTATCCCTCTGTGATTCAGAGACCTCTCTAAATGCCCCTGCAAACAGGGAGAATGGGTCCCAAGCCATACTCTATCATTGTAGAAACAACCTGAGCTTTCCTGCTCACCCTCCAGATGTGGGTGGCAAGAGCAAGTGTACTTGTTCAGGGGACAGGGGATGTGGCAGCACCGAGCCCTGGGAATATAAAGCGTCCAGCGATGGACAGGCATCCCCACTGAAGCCACACCTGGCAACTCCTGGTTTCTCTACTCCCACAAGTAACATGAGCAGTTGCAGTTTGGACCAAGCATCTATCAAGGAGGATGCCAGGTCCCTGTATTCAGAGGACCACGATGGTTACTATATGACCACTCAGAGTGATTCTAGACATGAGGCTGGCAACTTGTATAGTGTCAGTGATGGCTTTGGGAACCCCAGGCACAGCATGGTCAATGTTTTTGATGGACAGGCTCAGAAAAGCCAAGGTGATCAGGCCAATCACCAGAATAAATCCCTTTCAAGAAATATCTCtctaaagaaagcaaagaaaccaCCCTTGCCACCCTCCCGGACAGACTCTCTGCGGAGGGCTCCCAAGAAGAACAACCAGTCAAACGGACAGGTGCTCAATGAGAGCCTGATCGCCTCGCTCCAGCACTCCCTGCAGCTAAGCCTCCCTGGCAAGAGTAGCAGCTCCCCTTCCCAGAGCCCCTGCAGTGACTTTGAAGAACCCTGGCTCCCTAGGTCCAGGAGCCAGAGCATTGTTAGTGAGGGTAGTAGCATGACCTCTACCACCACTCCCAACGTGTATTCTCTGTGTGGGGTCACTCCATCGCAGAGTGACACAAGCAGCATCAAGTCGGAATACACGGACCCTTGGGGCTACTACATTGACTACACAAGCTTGCAAGAAGATCCAGGGAACCCCACAGTGGCCTGTTCAGCCAGCAGTGAGGCACCAACCGGAAATGGGCCAGTACGCCACACCCAAGAGGGGTCTAGAGTCTCAATGCCTCAAGTGCCCTGTGTCTCAGTTAAACCAAAGATCACCTCACCAGAGAAGTCACAGAGAGTCACCTCTCCATCCAGCGGGTATTCTAGCCAGTCGAATACACCCACAGCACTCACTCCAGTGCCTGTGTTTTTAAAATCAGTCTCACCAGCAAATGGGAAGGGGAAGGCCAAGCCCAAGGTTCCAGAAAGGAAGTCATCTCTGATCTCCTCAATGTCCATCTCCTCCTCATCCACTTCTCTCTCCTCTAATACTTCTGCTGAGGGAAGTGGCACCATGAGGAAACTGGATTCCTCCGTGGCCTCGCCCCttgctcctctccctcctctccccccgcCTCCCCCTCTGCCTTCTCCCTGTCCCACTGACAAGTCCCCTTTTCTTCCACCACCACCTCTTCCAGCAGACTGCTCTGAGGGCTCTCCCCTGCCTCCTTCTCCTGGCTTCCCCCCTCCACCACCAGAAGCCCTTGTTCCCTTCTGCTCCCCCGCTGACAGGTGCCTTTCCCCTTCTCCGGCAGCACTTAGCCCCCATCTTCCAAGACCCTCACCTCCCTTGCCAGTACCGCCACCTTTCTTGCCCTCCTCAGAACCTCCACCCGCTCCGCCCCTGGACCCCaaatttatgaaagaaaacaggCCTTTTTCCAAAAACTCTAGCCAGTCCGAATCCTCTAGAGAGGCCCTCAGGCGGCCTGCCAACAAGGAGGAGGGCTGCCGACCCCCCATGCCCCTCATCACCACAGAAGCTTTGCAGATGGTGCAGTTGAGGCCAGTGAGAAAGAACTCAGGCGCCGAGGCAACCCTGTTTTCTGAACCGTCAGCTCAGGAACAACGAACTCCGACTGCTCCACAGTACCACTTAAAGCCATCTGCTATCCTCAAATCCCGAAATAGCATAAGTGAAATGGAGAGTGAAAGCCAGCCTGCCTCTGTGACGAGCTCGCTTCTGATGCCTGCCAAGAGCCAGAGTCAGGGTGACCATGACGGTGCAGCAGAGCGCGGCGGCCTTCAGAGCCCCAGCGATGGAGCTCCAGGCCCGGGGCCCAGCCTCAAGACCGCTCTGCTCCCAGACTCGTCATCTAGCAGGAAGCCACCCCCCATCTCCAAGAAGCCCAAACTGTTCCTGGTGGTACCACCTCCGCAGAGAGAGATCACAGCGGAGCCCACAGAGAACGGGAGCGAAACATTCCCAGGCGTGCCCAGCTCTACCAGGGCAGAGGGGGAGGCTGTGCACAGCCAAGAGGAGAAATCCAGCCCAGCATCCCAAGCTGGTTCTCATGCTACGGCCCCCATCCCTGGCAGTCCACTTCTGGAAAGAGGAGCTACAGGGTCCTTGCCCCCTGGCATTGTGGACACCAATGCCCCCATGGTCCAGCCCAGTACCTCTCCGGGACCCACACAGGAAGAGTCAGTCGAGAGCAGCGTGGATGGTGAGAGAAATGCGAAAAGCTGCCCGTCTCAGCAGGGCAGAGAAG CTGGGCTGCTGGAACCCAACGCAGCTGTTTCCTCCTCAGACACCGGAGACTTCTCTAGGGAAGAAGGGAGTGATGAGGTGATGACCCCTGCTAGACCCAGGACCACAGAAGACCTGTTTGCAGCCATTCACAG ATCCAAAAGGAAAGTCCTCGGCCGTAAAGACTCAGAAGATGATCATACCCGAAATCACTCTCCTTCCCCACCAGTGACACCCACTGGTGCTGCTCCTAGCTTGGCCTCTCCAAAGCAAGTAGGGTCCATCCAGAGAAGCATAAAAAAGAGCACTACCAGCAGTGACAACTTCAAAGCCCTGCTGCTAAAGAAGGGGAGTCGATCGGATACCAGCGCTCGCATGTCGGCAGCAGAGATGCTCAAGTCCACGGACCCTCGATTCCAGAGATCTAGGTCAGAGCCTTCATCAGAAGTCCCAGACAGCCCGTCCAGCTGCTCCCCCAACAAGAACAGGAGGGCCCAGGAGGAGTGGGCCAAGAATGAAGGCCTGATGCCTCGGAGTCTGTCCTTTTCGGGCCCTCGGCACAGCCGCAGCCGGACGCCACCGTCGGCAGCCAGCAGCAGGTACAGCATGAGGAACCGCATCCAGAGCAGCCCCATGACCGTCATCTCCGAGGGAGAAGGAGAACCTGCCGAGCCAACAGACAACAAAGCACACAGGGCCCTGGATGCTGCCAGGGAAAGCTCTCTGGACAGACTAGTGGGGCAGGAGATGGACCTGGACAGCCTGCTCTGTAGCGAGGAGCCCGCCTCTGTGGATGGGATAGGAAGGGCAGAGGGCAATGGTCCCTCAGAGCAGTGTGAGGGTACTGAACAGAAAAGTTAG
- the Nhsl1 gene encoding NHS-like protein 1 isoform X2: MKKEGSSGSFRLKANPGSLSRAVSWINFSSLSRQTKRLFRSDGELSVCGQQVEADDENWIYRTQPRKAVSNLDEESRWTVHYTAPWHQQENVFLPTTRPPCVEDLHRQAKLNLKSVLRECDKLRRDGCRSSQYYSQGPTFAASSSPCDDYEDEDAETDRKCSLSSSEEERFVNIRRPKTPTSGDFSDLHTQTNWTKSLPLPTPEEKTRQQAQMVQADMVPINITGENFDRQASLRRSLIYTDTLVRRPKKVKRRKTITGIPDIIQKELASVTGQDDDGSGHSVYTPDYYSTLGRLDSYRSTGQCLETRDSSCQTEDVKVIPPSMRRIRAHKGLGIAAQMSHLSGSSGNMSVLSDSAGIVFPSRLSNDAGFHSLPRSGARTSTYSLEARMGALDSAGNMDDASSCQGSNSQGHENFAHLGGASRTGMLLRSKSQQLRFSESENIASPACVVSPHASYSTSIIPNATLLSSSEVIVIHTAQSTGQLDSRVPGSVSYSKLKPRDRPTPRCSVKDDHQSPSHHSHTSVSSAPSATALLSLCDSETSLNAPANRENGSQAILYHCRNNLSFPAHPPDVGGKSKCTCSGDRGCGSTEPWEYKASSDGQASPLKPHLATPGFSTPTSNMSSCSLDQASIKEDARSLYSEDHDGYYMTTQSDSRHEAGNLYSVSDGFGNPRHSMVNVFDGQAQKSQGDQANHQNKSLSRNISLKKAKKPPLPPSRTDSLRRAPKKNNQSNGQVLNESLIASLQHSLQLSLPGKSSSSPSQSPCSDFEEPWLPRSRSQSIVSEGSSMTSTTTPNVYSLCGVTPSQSDTSSIKSEYTDPWGYYIDYTSLQEDPGNPTVACSASSEAPTGNGPVRHTQEGSRVSMPQVPCVSVKPKITSPEKSQRVTSPSSGYSSQSNTPTALTPVPVFLKSVSPANGKGKAKPKVPERKSSLISSMSISSSSTSLSSNTSAEGSGTMRKLDSSVASPLAPLPPLPPPPPLPSPCPTDKSPFLPPPPLPADCSEGSPLPPSPGFPPPPPEALVPFCSPADRCLSPSPAALSPHLPRPSPPLPVPPPFLPSSEPPPAPPLDPKFMKENRPFSKNSSQSESSREALRRPANKEEGCRPPMPLITTEALQMVQLRPVRKNSGAEATLFSEPSAQEQRTPTAPQYHLKPSAILKSRNSISEMESESQPASVTSSLLMPAKSQSQGDHDGAAERGGLQSPSDGAPGPGPSLKTALLPDSSSSRKPPPISKKPKLFLVVPPPQREITAEPTENGSETFPGVPSSTRAEGEAVHSQEEKSSPASQAGSHATAPIPGSPLLERGATGSLPPGIVDTNAPMVQPSTSPGPTQEESVESSVDGERNAKSCPSQQGREAGLLEPNAAVSSSDTGDFSREEGSDEVMTPARPRTTEDLFAAIHRSKRKVLGRKDSEDDHTRNHSPSPPVTPTGAAPSLASPKQVGSIQRSIKKSTTSSDNFKALLLKKGSRSDTSARMSAAEMLKSTDPRFQRSRSEPSSEVPDSPSSCSPNKNRRAQEEWAKNEGLMPRSLSFSGPRHSRSRTPPSAASSRYSMRNRIQSSPMTVISEGEGEPAEPTDNKAHRALDAARESSLDRLVGQEMDLDSLLCSEEPASVDGIGRAEGNGPSEQCEGTEQKS, from the exons TGTTCTCTCTCTTCGTCTGAGGAAGAAAGATTTGTCAACATCAGAAGACCTAAAACACCAACCTCAGGTGACTTCTCTGACCTTCATACTCAGACGAACTGGACCAAGTCTCTTCCACTGCCAACACCAGAAGAGAAGACACGGCAGCAAGCCCAAATGGTCCAAGCTGATATGGTTCCTATTAACATAACTG GGGAGAATTTCGATCGTCAGGCCAGCCTTCGGCGGTCTCTAATTTACACAGACACTCTGGTAAGACGACCGAAGAAAGTCAAAAGGAGAAAGACTATTACAGGAATCCCTGACATCATTCAGAAGGAGCTAG CATCAGTCACTGGCCAAGATGATGATGGTAGTGGTCATTCAGTATATACCCCAGACTACTACTCAACATTAGGAAGGCTTGATAGCTATCGGTCTACCGGGCAGTGCTTGGAAACCAGGGACTCCAGCTGCCAGACAGAAGACGTGAAAGTCATCCCGCCATCAATGAGAAGGATCAGGGCCCACAAGGGGCTAGGCATTGCTGCCCAGATGAGCCACCTCTCAGGCTCCTCTGGCAACATGTCTGTGCTGAGCGACTCGGCTGGTATTGTGTTCCCATCTCGCCTCAGTAACGATGCTGGTTTCCACAGTCTTCCACGTTCTGGTGCAAGAACAAGCACCTATTCACTTGAGGCAAGGATGGGTGCCCTGGACTCTGCTGGAAACATGGATGATGCTTCTTCCTGCCAGGGCAGTAACTCACAGGGGCATGAAAACTTTGCACATTTAGGAGGTGCCTCGAGGACTGGGATGCTTTTGAGGTCCAAATCCCAGCAGCTGAGGTTCTCGGAGAGTGAGAACATAGCAAGCCCAGCCTGTGTGGTTTCACCTCATGCATCCTACTCTACCAGCATCATTCCAAATGCCACACTACTGTCCTCTTCAGAGGTTATTGTTATTCACACTGCTCAGAGTACAGGACAACTGGACAGTAGAGTGCCTGGCTCAGTTTCATACTCAAAGCTAAAACCCAGAGATCGCCCCACACCCAGATGTTCTGTGAAAGATGACCATCAGTCCCCCAGTCATCACTCACACACTTCAGTCTCCTCTGCTCCCAGTGCCACCGCACTGTTATCCCTCTGTGATTCAGAGACCTCTCTAAATGCCCCTGCAAACAGGGAGAATGGGTCCCAAGCCATACTCTATCATTGTAGAAACAACCTGAGCTTTCCTGCTCACCCTCCAGATGTGGGTGGCAAGAGCAAGTGTACTTGTTCAGGGGACAGGGGATGTGGCAGCACCGAGCCCTGGGAATATAAAGCGTCCAGCGATGGACAGGCATCCCCACTGAAGCCACACCTGGCAACTCCTGGTTTCTCTACTCCCACAAGTAACATGAGCAGTTGCAGTTTGGACCAAGCATCTATCAAGGAGGATGCCAGGTCCCTGTATTCAGAGGACCACGATGGTTACTATATGACCACTCAGAGTGATTCTAGACATGAGGCTGGCAACTTGTATAGTGTCAGTGATGGCTTTGGGAACCCCAGGCACAGCATGGTCAATGTTTTTGATGGACAGGCTCAGAAAAGCCAAGGTGATCAGGCCAATCACCAGAATAAATCCCTTTCAAGAAATATCTCtctaaagaaagcaaagaaaccaCCCTTGCCACCCTCCCGGACAGACTCTCTGCGGAGGGCTCCCAAGAAGAACAACCAGTCAAACGGACAGGTGCTCAATGAGAGCCTGATCGCCTCGCTCCAGCACTCCCTGCAGCTAAGCCTCCCTGGCAAGAGTAGCAGCTCCCCTTCCCAGAGCCCCTGCAGTGACTTTGAAGAACCCTGGCTCCCTAGGTCCAGGAGCCAGAGCATTGTTAGTGAGGGTAGTAGCATGACCTCTACCACCACTCCCAACGTGTATTCTCTGTGTGGGGTCACTCCATCGCAGAGTGACACAAGCAGCATCAAGTCGGAATACACGGACCCTTGGGGCTACTACATTGACTACACAAGCTTGCAAGAAGATCCAGGGAACCCCACAGTGGCCTGTTCAGCCAGCAGTGAGGCACCAACCGGAAATGGGCCAGTACGCCACACCCAAGAGGGGTCTAGAGTCTCAATGCCTCAAGTGCCCTGTGTCTCAGTTAAACCAAAGATCACCTCACCAGAGAAGTCACAGAGAGTCACCTCTCCATCCAGCGGGTATTCTAGCCAGTCGAATACACCCACAGCACTCACTCCAGTGCCTGTGTTTTTAAAATCAGTCTCACCAGCAAATGGGAAGGGGAAGGCCAAGCCCAAGGTTCCAGAAAGGAAGTCATCTCTGATCTCCTCAATGTCCATCTCCTCCTCATCCACTTCTCTCTCCTCTAATACTTCTGCTGAGGGAAGTGGCACCATGAGGAAACTGGATTCCTCCGTGGCCTCGCCCCttgctcctctccctcctctccccccgcCTCCCCCTCTGCCTTCTCCCTGTCCCACTGACAAGTCCCCTTTTCTTCCACCACCACCTCTTCCAGCAGACTGCTCTGAGGGCTCTCCCCTGCCTCCTTCTCCTGGCTTCCCCCCTCCACCACCAGAAGCCCTTGTTCCCTTCTGCTCCCCCGCTGACAGGTGCCTTTCCCCTTCTCCGGCAGCACTTAGCCCCCATCTTCCAAGACCCTCACCTCCCTTGCCAGTACCGCCACCTTTCTTGCCCTCCTCAGAACCTCCACCCGCTCCGCCCCTGGACCCCaaatttatgaaagaaaacaggCCTTTTTCCAAAAACTCTAGCCAGTCCGAATCCTCTAGAGAGGCCCTCAGGCGGCCTGCCAACAAGGAGGAGGGCTGCCGACCCCCCATGCCCCTCATCACCACAGAAGCTTTGCAGATGGTGCAGTTGAGGCCAGTGAGAAAGAACTCAGGCGCCGAGGCAACCCTGTTTTCTGAACCGTCAGCTCAGGAACAACGAACTCCGACTGCTCCACAGTACCACTTAAAGCCATCTGCTATCCTCAAATCCCGAAATAGCATAAGTGAAATGGAGAGTGAAAGCCAGCCTGCCTCTGTGACGAGCTCGCTTCTGATGCCTGCCAAGAGCCAGAGTCAGGGTGACCATGACGGTGCAGCAGAGCGCGGCGGCCTTCAGAGCCCCAGCGATGGAGCTCCAGGCCCGGGGCCCAGCCTCAAGACCGCTCTGCTCCCAGACTCGTCATCTAGCAGGAAGCCACCCCCCATCTCCAAGAAGCCCAAACTGTTCCTGGTGGTACCACCTCCGCAGAGAGAGATCACAGCGGAGCCCACAGAGAACGGGAGCGAAACATTCCCAGGCGTGCCCAGCTCTACCAGGGCAGAGGGGGAGGCTGTGCACAGCCAAGAGGAGAAATCCAGCCCAGCATCCCAAGCTGGTTCTCATGCTACGGCCCCCATCCCTGGCAGTCCACTTCTGGAAAGAGGAGCTACAGGGTCCTTGCCCCCTGGCATTGTGGACACCAATGCCCCCATGGTCCAGCCCAGTACCTCTCCGGGACCCACACAGGAAGAGTCAGTCGAGAGCAGCGTGGATGGTGAGAGAAATGCGAAAAGCTGCCCGTCTCAGCAGGGCAGAGAAG CTGGGCTGCTGGAACCCAACGCAGCTGTTTCCTCCTCAGACACCGGAGACTTCTCTAGGGAAGAAGGGAGTGATGAGGTGATGACCCCTGCTAGACCCAGGACCACAGAAGACCTGTTTGCAGCCATTCACAG ATCCAAAAGGAAAGTCCTCGGCCGTAAAGACTCAGAAGATGATCATACCCGAAATCACTCTCCTTCCCCACCAGTGACACCCACTGGTGCTGCTCCTAGCTTGGCCTCTCCAAAGCAAGTAGGGTCCATCCAGAGAAGCATAAAAAAGAGCACTACCAGCAGTGACAACTTCAAAGCCCTGCTGCTAAAGAAGGGGAGTCGATCGGATACCAGCGCTCGCATGTCGGCAGCAGAGATGCTCAAGTCCACGGACCCTCGATTCCAGAGATCTAGGTCAGAGCCTTCATCAGAAGTCCCAGACAGCCCGTCCAGCTGCTCCCCCAACAAGAACAGGAGGGCCCAGGAGGAGTGGGCCAAGAATGAAGGCCTGATGCCTCGGAGTCTGTCCTTTTCGGGCCCTCGGCACAGCCGCAGCCGGACGCCACCGTCGGCAGCCAGCAGCAGGTACAGCATGAGGAACCGCATCCAGAGCAGCCCCATGACCGTCATCTCCGAGGGAGAAGGAGAACCTGCCGAGCCAACAGACAACAAAGCACACAGGGCCCTGGATGCTGCCAGGGAAAGCTCTCTGGACAGACTAGTGGGGCAGGAGATGGACCTGGACAGCCTGCTCTGTAGCGAGGAGCCCGCCTCTGTGGATGGGATAGGAAGGGCAGAGGGCAATGGTCCCTCAGAGCAGTGTGAGGGTACTGAACAGAAAAGTTAG